Proteins from a single region of Desulfobacter postgatei 2ac9:
- the groL gene encoding chaperonin GroEL (60 kDa chaperone family; promotes refolding of misfolded polypeptides especially under stressful conditions; forms two stacked rings of heptamers to form a barrel-shaped 14mer; ends can be capped by GroES; misfolded proteins enter the barrel where they are refolded when GroES binds), whose product MAKEIKYDAKAREAMLKGVQALADAVTVTLGPKGRNVVIDKSWGSPTVTKDGVTVAKEIELEDKFENMGAQMVKEVSSKTSDMAGDGTTTATVLARAIYEEGQRLVVAGNNPMGIKRGIDKAVAKVIETLEKLAKPTKDQNEIAQVGTISANNDETIGNIIAEAMDKVGKEGVITVEEAKSMDTTLDVVEGMQFDRGYLSPYFATDTEKMVASLDNPFVLICDKKVSSMKDLLPVLEEIAKTGKPLVIIAEDVEGEALATLVVNKLRGTLNVAAVKAPGFGDRRKAMLEDIGILTGGQVVSEDIGIKLENVTLQDLGQAKTITIDKDNTTIIDGAGAREALEGRVKQIRAQIDETSSDYDREKLQERLAKLVGGVAVINVGAATETEMKEKKARVEDALNATRAAVEEGIVPGGGVALLRCIPALDELDVDGEEKLGVKVIAKAIEWPLRKIADNAGVEGSVVINKVKDGEGAFGYNARTDVYEDLIEAGVIDPKKVVRFALQNAASVASVMLTTEAMIAEKPEENSGGGGGMGGGMGGGMGGGMGGMM is encoded by the coding sequence ATGGCTAAAGAAATTAAGTACGATGCCAAAGCACGTGAAGCTATGCTTAAAGGCGTTCAGGCGCTTGCCGACGCAGTAACGGTTACCCTTGGTCCCAAGGGAAGAAACGTTGTAATTGACAAATCCTGGGGTTCTCCCACTGTTACCAAAGACGGCGTAACCGTTGCCAAGGAAATTGAACTCGAAGATAAGTTTGAAAACATGGGCGCCCAAATGGTTAAAGAGGTATCCTCAAAAACCTCTGATATGGCTGGTGACGGTACCACCACCGCCACTGTGCTTGCCCGGGCAATTTATGAAGAAGGCCAGCGTCTGGTCGTTGCCGGCAACAACCCCATGGGAATCAAAAGAGGCATTGACAAAGCTGTTGCCAAAGTCATTGAAACTCTTGAAAAGCTTGCCAAACCTACCAAAGACCAGAATGAAATCGCCCAGGTCGGCACCATTTCCGCCAACAATGATGAAACCATCGGCAATATCATTGCTGAAGCCATGGACAAAGTGGGTAAAGAAGGTGTTATCACCGTTGAAGAAGCCAAATCCATGGATACCACTCTGGACGTTGTTGAAGGTATGCAGTTTGACCGCGGATACCTTTCTCCCTATTTCGCAACCGATACCGAAAAAATGGTTGCTTCCCTGGACAATCCCTTTGTCCTGATCTGCGATAAGAAAGTATCCTCCATGAAAGACCTGCTTCCTGTGCTGGAAGAAATTGCAAAAACAGGTAAACCCCTTGTTATCATAGCAGAAGATGTGGAAGGCGAAGCCCTGGCCACTCTGGTTGTTAACAAGCTGCGCGGCACCTTGAATGTGGCTGCTGTTAAAGCGCCCGGTTTTGGTGACAGAAGAAAAGCCATGCTGGAAGATATTGGCATCCTTACGGGTGGTCAGGTTGTTTCCGAAGATATCGGTATCAAGCTGGAGAACGTTACCCTTCAGGATCTTGGCCAGGCCAAGACGATCACCATTGACAAAGACAATACCACTATTATTGACGGTGCCGGGGCCAGAGAAGCACTTGAAGGTCGTGTAAAACAGATTCGTGCCCAGATTGATGAAACCTCTTCCGATTATGACCGTGAAAAACTTCAGGAACGTCTGGCCAAACTGGTTGGTGGTGTGGCTGTAATCAATGTCGGTGCTGCCACTGAAACCGAAATGAAGGAAAAGAAAGCCCGGGTAGAAGATGCATTGAATGCAACTCGTGCGGCTGTTGAAGAGGGTATTGTTCCCGGCGGCGGTGTGGCTTTGCTTAGATGTATTCCTGCCCTTGACGAACTTGATGTGGACGGTGAAGAAAAATTGGGTGTTAAGGTTATCGCCAAGGCCATTGAGTGGCCGTTGCGCAAAATTGCCGACAACGCAGGCGTTGAAGGTTCTGTTGTTATCAATAAGGTTAAGGATGGTGAAGGCGCATTTGGATACAACGCCAGAACCGACGTATACGAAGACCTTATCGAAGCTGGTGTTATTGATCCCAAGAAAGTGGTTCGCTTTGCCCTGCAGAATGCAGCCTCTGTTGCCTCTGTTATGTTGACCACCGAAGCCATGATTGCTGAAAAACCTGAAGAAAATTCAGGCGGCGGCGGCGGAATGGGCGGCGGAATGGGCGGCGGAATGGGCGGCGGAATGGGCGGTATGATGTAG
- the tolQ gene encoding protein TolQ → MTTESVGLLYMLTNAGPVVKFIMLLLLFFSIISWAIIFIKFRYVRKSFKDSADFTEVFWQCRTLADAFSKAKTLRSSPLGRIFIAAYMEASRTENKENLASKKNPGSTFQTMGSVKRTLNRAINVENRRLTQLISFLATAGNTAPFIGLFGTVWGIMSTFQGIGLSGSASLAVVAPGISEALVATAAGLAVAIPAVMAYNYFNDRTRVLNSELQSFSSDLLNIIERDVLKKLEA, encoded by the coding sequence ATGACCACTGAATCAGTCGGCTTGTTATATATGCTTACCAATGCCGGGCCAGTTGTAAAGTTTATCATGTTGCTGCTGCTGTTTTTTTCTATTATCTCCTGGGCTATTATCTTCATAAAATTTCGGTATGTTAGAAAGTCATTCAAGGATTCTGCTGATTTTACCGAAGTGTTTTGGCAGTGTCGGACCCTGGCCGATGCCTTTTCCAAGGCCAAGACGCTTCGTTCCAGTCCCCTGGGCAGGATTTTTATTGCGGCTTATATGGAAGCTTCAAGAACCGAAAATAAGGAAAATCTTGCCTCAAAAAAAAATCCCGGGTCAACTTTTCAGACCATGGGAAGTGTCAAACGTACGCTTAACCGGGCCATTAATGTAGAAAACCGACGATTAACTCAGTTGATTTCCTTTCTGGCAACAGCCGGAAATACCGCACCTTTTATCGGCCTGTTCGGTACGGTGTGGGGCATCATGAGTACCTTCCAGGGGATCGGGCTTTCAGGCTCCGCCAGTCTCGCTGTTGTGGCTCCCGGTATTTCCGAGGCACTAGTGGCCACTGCAGCCGGCCTTGCCGTGGCAATTCCAGCGGTTATGGCATATAACTATTTTAATGACCGCACACGGGTACTGAATTCAGAATTACAAAGTTTTTCTTCGGATCTTTTGAATATTATTGAACGGGATGTTCTTAAAAAGCTGGAGGCTTAA
- the tolR gene encoding protein TolR — translation MQVGSGDDSLMSEINVTPFVDVMLVLLIIFMVTTPMMVQGVNVNLPTATTQSLPTDEQNLIISIDADMKVYINEQEISVAFLTEKLQAVMENLDKKTVYLKADKKVPYGVVVSIMSQIKKAGVPSLGMITLPEDEKQAG, via the coding sequence ATGCAGGTTGGATCAGGAGACGACTCCTTAATGTCTGAAATCAACGTGACACCGTTTGTCGATGTCATGCTGGTTTTGCTCATAATTTTTATGGTTACGACGCCTATGATGGTTCAGGGCGTGAATGTTAATCTGCCCACGGCAACAACCCAATCGTTGCCCACGGATGAGCAGAATTTGATTATCTCCATTGATGCTGATATGAAAGTATATATAAACGAGCAGGAGATAAGCGTTGCATTTCTGACAGAAAAGCTTCAAGCGGTCATGGAGAATCTGGATAAGAAGACTGTTTACCTCAAGGCAGATAAAAAAGTGCCCTATGGTGTGGTAGTCAGCATCATGTCACAGATTAAAAAAGCCGGCGTCCCGAGCCTCGGCATGATCACCCTGCCTGAGGATGAAAAGCAAGCTGGTTGA
- the tolA gene encoding cell envelope integrity protein TolA, with protein sequence MKNRQRYISEPNSNGPGNFFLVCLLSLICHAVFFISLFFLNDFQFSAPKPKVITVDLVAFAPGASPAAKLHGSEKSSKPLDASAGDNADRVNPDAVSDVSSQPAESAEAEVPTIKPDGGLQSKPDNLKDLIAAREDESPKEEPVVEKESPKEELVVEKEPPKEELVLKKKKQAQEVKKKLEQDLAKAEKEQAEKKKKQAQAAKKKLEQDLAKAQKESAEKKKKQAQAAKKKLEQDLAKAQKEQAEKLEKENQTQLRKALDRMKASVASRGNGAQGTNSGGNRSAGASGIGSGSGVGASGVGSGWGAGPSGVDPSGLGRGGGIGEAGPLTLYQMVIKSAIEQNWVFNDAMAGINKNLEVRIFIKILKSGDIRDISFETRSGNNYLDESAKKAIQRANPLPELPKGMTSYELVLGFSPQGLK encoded by the coding sequence ATGAAAAACAGGCAAAGATATATCAGTGAGCCCAACAGTAACGGCCCGGGAAATTTTTTTCTCGTTTGCCTCCTATCTCTGATTTGCCATGCAGTTTTTTTTATCAGCCTGTTTTTTCTAAATGATTTTCAGTTTTCTGCACCCAAACCCAAAGTTATTACGGTGGATTTGGTTGCGTTTGCTCCCGGGGCTTCCCCTGCGGCCAAGCTCCACGGTTCAGAAAAATCATCTAAGCCTCTTGATGCGTCGGCTGGTGATAACGCAGATAGGGTGAACCCTGATGCTGTTTCAGACGTTTCATCACAGCCCGCTGAATCGGCTGAAGCAGAAGTCCCGACAATCAAACCTGACGGCGGCCTGCAATCAAAGCCCGATAATCTTAAAGATCTGATCGCGGCAAGAGAAGATGAATCGCCAAAAGAAGAACCTGTTGTAGAGAAAGAATCGCCAAAAGAAGAACTTGTTGTAGAGAAAGAACCGCCAAAAGAAGAACTTGTTTTAAAGAAAAAAAAGCAAGCGCAAGAAGTTAAAAAAAAGTTAGAACAAGATCTGGCAAAGGCCGAGAAAGAACAGGCTGAAAAGAAAAAAAAGCAAGCCCAAGCAGCTAAAAAAAAGTTAGAACAAGATTTGGCAAAGGCCCAGAAAGAATCTGCTGAAAAGAAAAAAAAGCAAGCGCAAGCAGCTAAAAAAAAGTTAGAACAAGATCTGGCAAAGGCCCAGAAAGAACAGGCTGAAAAACTTGAAAAAGAGAATCAGACCCAGCTTAGAAAGGCCTTGGATCGGATGAAGGCCTCGGTTGCCTCAAGGGGGAATGGTGCCCAGGGTACAAATTCCGGCGGCAATAGATCCGCTGGCGCTTCAGGCATCGGGAGCGGCTCGGGCGTTGGTGCTTCAGGCGTCGGGAGCGGGTGGGGTGCTGGTCCTTCTGGTGTTGATCCTTCTGGCCTTGGGCGAGGCGGGGGTATTGGTGAGGCCGGTCCTTTAACGCTGTATCAGATGGTGATTAAGTCCGCCATTGAACAGAATTGGGTTTTCAATGACGCCATGGCCGGAATCAATAAGAATCTTGAAGTCAGAATTTTTATAAAAATATTAAAAAGTGGTGATATCAGGGATATTTCATTTGAAACCCGATCAGGAAACAATTATTTGGATGAATCCGCTAAAAAAGCGATACAACGGGCAAATCCCCTGCCGGAACTGCCCAAGGGAATGACCTCCTATGAACTGGTGTTAGGGTTCTCCCCTCAGGGGCTTAAATAA
- the tolB gene encoding Tol-Pal system beta propeller repeat protein TolB has product MKQNQCLHMLYKVTRIWAIIVLLSVQAFAKTYDYISISKPFLNKTPIAVTSFKAFSGHEAEVIAGVKGEQILKAGLDFTGYLKVMDPMAFLSNPAKSGIQLGEINFKDWTGIGAELLVTAGIEESNGQIKLQLRLMDTFNTKLLVGKVYTGPSTQLRAMIHRFCAEVAKALTGNFGVFGSKIAFVSTVNGNKEIFSCDFDGFNPQQITNHKTISLSPAWSYNGQWLAYVSYAKGKPDIFIKNINNNLGAVVNYAGINISPDWMPGKLNLAATLSFSGNQEIYLLTSKGEITKRVTNSWGANVSPKFSPDGRKIAFTSSRSGNPQIYIQGLDSGEAQRITFTGKYNASPAWSPDGKKIAYVGIQKDKINIFLISVDSHIGDSVQLTAGQGDNEDPCWSPDGSLIVFKSTRNGGRAHLFVMTAAGTDQRQLLSMSGIQSEPDWSGDTGFSSE; this is encoded by the coding sequence ATGAAACAAAACCAATGCTTGCATATGCTGTACAAAGTAACCCGGATATGGGCAATTATCGTTCTCCTTTCTGTCCAAGCCTTTGCAAAAACTTATGATTATATCAGTATTTCAAAACCCTTTTTAAACAAAACGCCTATTGCCGTGACGTCGTTCAAGGCTTTCAGCGGCCATGAGGCCGAGGTGATCGCAGGTGTTAAGGGTGAACAGATCCTGAAAGCAGGGCTTGATTTTACAGGATATCTGAAAGTTATGGACCCGATGGCCTTTTTATCAAATCCTGCCAAATCAGGCATTCAGCTTGGTGAGATCAATTTCAAAGACTGGACAGGCATCGGTGCGGAACTTCTCGTAACAGCCGGCATAGAAGAAAGTAACGGCCAGATCAAATTGCAGCTTCGGCTCATGGATACCTTTAATACAAAGCTTCTGGTGGGAAAAGTATACACCGGACCCTCCACCCAGCTCCGGGCCATGATTCATAGGTTCTGCGCGGAAGTTGCCAAAGCACTGACTGGAAATTTCGGGGTTTTTGGATCAAAAATAGCCTTTGTTTCCACCGTCAATGGAAATAAAGAGATCTTTTCTTGCGATTTTGACGGATTTAATCCCCAACAGATCACCAATCATAAAACTATTTCATTGTCCCCGGCGTGGTCCTATAATGGGCAGTGGCTGGCTTACGTCTCCTACGCCAAGGGAAAACCTGATATTTTTATAAAAAATATTAACAACAACCTGGGGGCCGTTGTGAATTATGCAGGGATTAATATTTCTCCGGACTGGATGCCCGGGAAGCTTAATCTTGCCGCAACGCTAAGTTTTTCAGGGAATCAGGAAATATATTTGTTGACCAGTAAAGGAGAAATTACTAAAAGAGTTACCAATAGTTGGGGGGCTAATGTGTCGCCTAAATTTTCTCCGGACGGCAGAAAGATCGCTTTTACCTCCTCACGGTCCGGCAATCCACAAATTTATATTCAGGGGTTGGATTCGGGAGAGGCACAGCGCATCACATTTACCGGAAAATATAATGCCAGTCCGGCATGGTCCCCGGATGGAAAAAAGATTGCCTATGTGGGGATTCAAAAAGATAAAATTAATATTTTTTTGATATCTGTTGATTCACATATTGGTGATTCCGTGCAGTTGACCGCAGGGCAGGGTGATAACGAAGATCCCTGCTGGTCTCCGGACGGCAGCCTGATCGTCTTTAAATCCACCAGGAATGGTGGAAGGGCTCATTTGTTTGTTATGACCGCAGCCGGTACAGATCAGCGCCAACTCCTTTCCATGTCCGGTATCCAGAGTGAACCAGATTGGTCAGGTGACACAGGTTTCTCATCTGAGTAG
- the pal gene encoding peptidoglycan-associated lipoprotein Pal, which translates to MKRQVLMNVMMAVLVAGLLTMVSCSKPKVADPDSAYQGQGAETDAERAARLEAERLEAERLEAERLRAQQLQDQQQGQTADAKSRFLNQNVLFDFDSSALTGEAKDLLREKADWLQANPSDTVMIEGHCDDRGTTVYNLALGERRANAARTYLVDLGVSADRLSTVSYGEERPLDPASNEDAYRINRRAQFVIK; encoded by the coding sequence ATGAAAAGACAAGTGTTGATGAATGTTATGATGGCAGTACTGGTGGCAGGACTTTTAACCATGGTCTCTTGTTCAAAACCAAAAGTGGCGGATCCGGATAGTGCATACCAGGGACAAGGTGCCGAGACGGATGCGGAAAGAGCTGCCCGTCTTGAGGCTGAACGTCTTGAGGCTGAACGCCTTGAAGCTGAACGGCTTAGAGCCCAGCAGCTTCAAGATCAGCAGCAGGGCCAGACTGCCGATGCCAAATCCCGGTTTCTGAATCAGAACGTTTTGTTTGACTTTGACAGCTCTGCGCTTACCGGTGAAGCTAAGGATTTGCTGCGGGAAAAGGCAGATTGGCTGCAGGCCAATCCCTCTGATACTGTAATGATTGAAGGTCATTGTGACGACCGTGGGACCACGGTTTACAACTTGGCTTTGGGTGAAAGACGTGCCAACGCCGCCAGAACTTATCTTGTGGATTTAGGCGTTTCAGCCGATCGTCTGAGTACAGTGAGCTATGGAGAAGAAAGACCTCTGGATCCGGCATCCAACGAAGACGCTTACCGCATTAACAGACGTGCACAGTTTGTGATCAAGTAA
- the ybgF gene encoding tol-pal system protein YbgF: protein MNPLRFYLCLAAIVLISGCVTPNQYEVLETRVAVIEQNNSRRNTLDQTNTDELGHLKQLVDEFSKTARENYAEMKYDIQQLRDDFHKTQSQIEEVSGQESQESLEKMLERLDNAISRNYEKIVALEKYMGFEPSVSGSPGQNNDSVAGEIQDTEDGLYRYAKKLLDQGDLESARLQFENFISKYPDSQNADNARFWIADSYYAEKWYEKAILEYQKVLENYPNSNKNAAARLKQGYAFVALGEKANARLILKELITRYPNSQEAKYASEKLKKIN from the coding sequence ATGAACCCTTTGCGTTTTTATCTCTGCCTTGCAGCCATCGTTTTAATATCGGGTTGCGTGACACCGAATCAGTATGAGGTTCTCGAGACCCGGGTGGCGGTTATCGAACAAAATAACAGCCGCCGGAATACGCTTGATCAGACCAATACCGATGAGCTTGGGCACCTTAAACAGCTGGTAGATGAGTTTTCCAAAACCGCTCGTGAGAATTATGCTGAGATGAAGTATGATATTCAGCAGCTTAGGGACGATTTCCACAAAACTCAGAGCCAGATAGAAGAGGTAAGTGGGCAGGAAAGTCAAGAAAGTCTGGAAAAAATGCTGGAACGTTTGGACAATGCCATTTCCAGGAATTATGAAAAGATAGTTGCCCTGGAAAAATATATGGGATTTGAGCCTAGTGTGTCAGGATCGCCTGGGCAGAACAATGATTCTGTGGCCGGTGAGATTCAGGATACCGAGGACGGTTTGTACCGCTATGCGAAAAAGCTGCTTGACCAGGGAGATCTGGAAAGTGCAAGGCTCCAGTTTGAGAATTTCATCAGCAAATACCCGGATTCCCAAAATGCAGACAATGCGAGATTCTGGATTGCGGATTCTTATTATGCTGAAAAATGGTATGAAAAGGCCATTCTCGAATACCAGAAAGTACTTGAGAATTATCCAAATTCCAATAAAAATGCGGCTGCCCGGCTCAAGCAGGGATATGCATTTGTAGCCCTTGGTGAAAAGGCCAATGCTAGACTGATTCTCAAAGAGTTGATCACACGATACCCCAATTCCCAGGAAGCCAAGTATGCCAGTGAAAAGCTTAAAAAGATCAATTGA
- a CDS encoding crossover junction endodeoxyribonuclease RuvC, translating into MKIIGIDPGLAGTGIGVIEGQGCHIAGYSFGSISTDAGESTPVRLEQIYRNTKSLLLEQRPDFVVIEDIYSFEKYPGAGIMLGKVSGVLILAAFKAGVQIREVAVREVKKVISGNGSANKYQVERAVRHLLNHHEPIRPFHASDALGMALTGLFRYGGDWGASI; encoded by the coding sequence ATGAAAATCATAGGCATTGACCCCGGGCTTGCCGGAACCGGCATTGGAGTCATTGAAGGGCAGGGGTGTCATATTGCAGGATATTCTTTTGGCAGCATTTCCACAGATGCCGGTGAATCCACGCCGGTCAGACTTGAGCAAATTTATCGGAACACGAAATCCTTGCTACTTGAACAGCGGCCGGATTTTGTCGTGATTGAAGACATTTACTCCTTTGAGAAATACCCGGGGGCGGGTATTATGCTGGGTAAAGTCTCAGGGGTGTTGATTCTAGCGGCTTTCAAGGCGGGAGTCCAAATTCGTGAGGTGGCTGTCAGGGAAGTTAAAAAGGTGATTTCAGGCAATGGTAGTGCGAATAAGTATCAAGTGGAACGTGCCGTGCGCCACTTATTAAATCATCATGAACCCATTCGTCCTTTCCACGCTTCAGATGCCCTTGGAATGGCATTAACCGGGCTTTTCCGGTATGGGGGGGATTGGGGTGCAAGTATTTAA
- the ruvA gene encoding Holliday junction branch migration protein RuvA, whose product MIAYLEGKILHKEADGIILLVGHIGYEVLLDTNTLSICMEKSQADETIALYIYYHVTERQPKPVLIGFLTPDDKEFFQLFITVAAIGPMKAIKALTKPVSKVARAIEDRDTAFLSQLTGIGKRTAEKIVATLNGKVLGFAAPQNSGSDLGSTNPQDFVPEGKQMMVRQVLEVLTQQLGHSASSARRMIKQALEKNPGINSPEDLFDEIYQETR is encoded by the coding sequence ATGATCGCTTATCTTGAGGGTAAGATTCTTCACAAGGAGGCGGACGGCATCATTCTGCTGGTTGGACATATCGGTTATGAGGTCCTTTTGGACACTAATACCCTCTCTATATGCATGGAAAAATCTCAAGCCGATGAAACAATAGCGCTGTATATTTATTACCATGTCACAGAGCGGCAACCTAAACCCGTGCTCATCGGGTTTCTGACTCCGGATGACAAAGAGTTTTTTCAGTTGTTCATCACCGTGGCCGCCATTGGTCCCATGAAGGCAATAAAGGCATTGACAAAACCGGTATCCAAGGTTGCCAGAGCTATTGAAGACCGAGATACTGCCTTTTTGTCACAATTGACAGGGATCGGAAAAAGAACAGCGGAAAAAATTGTCGCCACCCTTAACGGAAAGGTTCTGGGGTTTGCCGCGCCCCAAAATTCTGGGTCTGACCTTGGGTCAACAAATCCGCAGGATTTTGTTCCTGAAGGAAAGCAGATGATGGTCAGACAGGTGCTTGAGGTTCTCACTCAACAGCTTGGACACTCTGCCTCTTCGGCAAGAAGAATGATAAAGCAAGCCCTTGAAAAAAATCCAGGTATCAATTCCCCTGAAGACCTGTTCGACGAAATTTATCAGGAGACCAGATGA
- the ruvB gene encoding Holliday junction branch migration DNA helicase RuvB, protein MTVDGSILSYSSDKKGVVSEKLKIEDHSQEIVSLRPGCFDDYVGQTAAVETLKIAIQAAKMRREPLDHILLHGPPGLGKTTVSHIIANEMGKDLTVTSGPTLEKGGDLVGILTNLGEGDILFVDEIHRIPKVVEEFLYPAMEDFAVDFVFDKGIHARSHRYRLKQFVLIGATTRVGLLSAPLRDRFGIFRTLDFYSVEELTVIIQRSALLLKTRITDDGALELAKRSRGTPRIANRLLKRVRDYAMVRHQGLMTAKGVQEALYLEGIDDLGLTPLDRNYLETIIRFYNGGPVGIEAISATLQEETDTLVDVVEPYLLKIGLTLRTSSGRKASENAYRHLNLEKRE, encoded by the coding sequence ATGACGGTTGACGGGAGCATTTTAAGCTATAGTTCAGATAAAAAGGGCGTGGTTTCGGAAAAGCTGAAAATTGAAGATCATTCCCAGGAGATCGTATCCCTTCGTCCCGGCTGCTTTGATGATTATGTGGGACAGACCGCAGCCGTGGAAACACTCAAGATTGCCATTCAGGCAGCAAAAATGCGCAGGGAGCCTTTGGATCACATCCTGTTGCACGGCCCTCCCGGGCTCGGAAAAACAACAGTGTCCCATATTATTGCAAATGAAATGGGAAAAGATCTGACCGTGACCTCCGGTCCAACCCTGGAAAAAGGCGGGGACCTTGTCGGGATTCTGACCAATTTGGGGGAGGGTGACATCCTTTTTGTGGACGAAATTCACAGGATCCCCAAAGTGGTGGAAGAGTTCCTTTATCCTGCCATGGAGGATTTTGCCGTGGATTTTGTCTTTGACAAAGGAATTCATGCCAGGAGCCACAGGTACCGCCTTAAACAGTTTGTACTCATCGGGGCCACCACGCGGGTGGGGCTCTTGTCTGCACCGCTACGGGATCGTTTTGGCATATTTCGTACCCTTGATTTTTATTCTGTTGAAGAGTTAACGGTGATTATTCAGCGGTCAGCCCTGCTTTTAAAAACCCGTATAACAGATGACGGTGCTTTGGAGCTTGCGAAAAGATCTCGAGGAACGCCTAGAATTGCCAACAGGCTTCTTAAGCGGGTCCGGGATTATGCCATGGTCAGGCACCAGGGGCTTATGACAGCTAAGGGCGTCCAGGAGGCCCTATATCTGGAAGGCATTGATGATCTTGGGTTGACACCTTTGGACCGCAATTATCTTGAAACGATTATCCGCTTTTACAACGGCGGCCCTGTTGGGATCGAAGCCATTTCAGCGACGCTGCAGGAAGAGACTGACACCTTGGTGGATGTGGTGGAGCCCTATTTATTGAAAATCGGTCTTACGCTACGCACTTCCAGTGGGAGAAAAGCATCGGAAAATGCATACCGGCATTTGAATTTGGAAAAAAGAGAGTAA
- the rplM gene encoding 50S ribosomal protein L13 has protein sequence MEKYTYSAKRSDNKEAWCVIDAKDQVLGRLASQIAYRIRGKHNPLYTPHVDTGDWVIVVNADKVRLTGNKMGQKTYYRHSGYIGGIKAQTAKEMLGKKPEDVLIKAVRGMLPKNRLGRKLGKKLFVYAGDQHPHAAQKPQVVEF, from the coding sequence TTGGAAAAATATACATACAGTGCGAAAAGATCTGACAATAAAGAGGCCTGGTGCGTCATTGATGCAAAAGACCAAGTGCTTGGGCGGCTTGCTTCCCAGATAGCGTATAGAATCCGGGGTAAACATAACCCACTTTACACCCCTCATGTTGACACAGGTGACTGGGTGATTGTTGTCAATGCGGACAAGGTTCGTCTGACCGGAAATAAAATGGGACAGAAAACCTATTACCGTCATTCCGGTTATATCGGAGGAATCAAAGCCCAGACGGCCAAAGAGATGCTTGGGAAAAAACCTGAAGATGTTTTAATAAAGGCTGTTCGTGGGATGCTTCCGAAAAACAGGCTGGGCCGTAAACTTGGCAAAAAATTATTTGTTTATGCAGGCGATCAGCATCCTCATGCTGCCCAGAAGCCTCAGGTTGTCGAATTCTAA
- the rpsI gene encoding 30S ribosomal protein S9 — MESSNQFYATGKRKNSVAKVWLLPGTGKIIVNDRDLDDYFDIPVNRNVLTSPLILTDKSDAFDVKITVMGGGHTGQAGAIRQGVSKALVLSDPDLRGVLKSAGFLTRDARQKERKKYGKKGARASFQFSKR, encoded by the coding sequence ATGGAAAGTTCAAACCAATTTTACGCAACAGGTAAGCGGAAAAATTCTGTGGCCAAAGTGTGGCTTCTGCCTGGTACAGGGAAAATTATTGTTAATGACCGAGATTTGGATGATTATTTTGATATCCCGGTAAACAGGAATGTGTTGACTTCTCCCCTGATTCTGACTGATAAAAGTGATGCCTTTGATGTTAAAATCACAGTGATGGGCGGTGGTCATACCGGTCAGGCAGGTGCCATTCGTCAAGGCGTTTCCAAGGCACTTGTTTTATCTGATCCGGATCTGCGTGGTGTTCTGAAATCTGCGGGTTTTCTTACCAGAGACGCCAGACAAAAAGAACGTAAAAAATATGGTAAAAAGGGAGCAAGAGCCAGCTTCCAGTTCTCAAAGAGATAA